The sequence below is a genomic window from Gossypium hirsutum isolate 1008001.06 chromosome A11, Gossypium_hirsutum_v2.1, whole genome shotgun sequence.
TAAGCTTTGTGATTAAAATGCTAATTGGAACCTTATCTCTTATAGAGCTTTACTCCGCTTCCCTTGTTTAATTGTCTATAATATTAATCATTAATATGCCTGTTGTGTGTATTTTGActatatttttcttgattttgtATTTTGGATGTCTGATTTCTAAGTTCTATGTCAAAATAATCttgaaaacaaggaaaattttGGCTAAAATTGAGACTAGATGGTTGAATACCTTATGTGTAGGGACTGCAACACATTCATATTACATTATAACTTGATATAACCTAATATTATGTTGTTGTTGTTGCAGGGAACAAAGATCACGCCTTGTATAGAATCTAATGTCACTATGTCAGGTTCAATCATGGATGAAATGCACAATGGCAAAGCTCAAAAAGCCGTTGCTATGGATTGTGAAATGGTTGGTGGTGGAAGCGATGGATCAATTGATCTTTGTGCTAGAGTATGTCTTGTTGATGAAGATGAGAATATAATTTTGCACACATATGTTCAACCACAAATTCCTGTCACCAATTACAGGTATTTCTATGCTCCATCTTCACTTAAAATAGCCACCTTTAAGCCGAACTACCTATCATGCCTTTATTCATACATATATGCAGATATGAAGTAACTGGGCTAACAGAAGACCATCTGAGAGATGCCATACCACTTAATGAAGTGCaagataaaataaagaaaattctaTACAATGGAGAGTCTGTTGGAAGGATACCCCCAGATGGGGGGAAGGCTACGCTTCTTGCGGGCCATGACGTACAGCATGATTTGGACTGCTTGAGAATGAAATACCCTGGCTTTCTGTTGAGGTTGGTTGAAATATTTCAAAGGCTATCAATGAAGCAAGCGCATTCAAAATCCTTTTGACAAGTGAATCTGCTGAAAATGGTGTCTGCATTTTTTAACGAAACCCTTTGTGATGTGTTTCCTTGATTGTCAGTTGGCATAACCTAGTTCGTTTTTAGGtgaaatatgtcttgatattaacATATAACAAACTAATGGCAAGTGGCAACATATTAGTATAATAAGGGTCATCAGATAACCTTCACAAATTAACTCATTCTGTATTTGTGTCTCATTTAATCCTATGCTTCGAAAGAGGAAATGATGCATGGTATAGCCAAGCACAGATGAAAAGTAAGTGTAGAAGGGTTGGAATAATTTTAGATTTTGGCCTTTTTTCACCATGATTCGACTTTGAATTTTCCCAAACCCGTTTTCCCCTTTCtgtatttcttttttttcgtATCTTCGACATTCTAAAATAAAGATATGCAGAGATGTCTTCCATTACACAAGCTATTTTCTATTGTGCAGGGACACTGCAAAATACCGTCCATTGATGAAAACAAATCTTGTTAGCCACTCACTGAAGCACCTCACAAAAACATATCTAGGGCAAGTTGCTATTTCAGAGTCTACATTCCAGTTTTAGATAAAAGAAAATTGCTCTTGCTGCTGCTCTCTGTACACTATTTTCTCCTtttactcccttttctttctgTAGCATCATGGTGTATTGTTTGACAGGTACAACATCCAGTGTGGAATTCACGACCCATACGAAGATTGTATATCTGTGATGAGACTGTACAGGCGAATGTGTGGCCAAGACCATCAGCAAGTGTTCAGACTTGGAGATGAAAAAGCTAACAGTGGCTTTGATTCTTTTCGATCAATGGAATTGGAAAAGAAGGCTCCGGATGAACTATATGAGATCTCAACATCTGATTATAAGTGTTGGTGTCTGGACTTGACCAAAGATTGCAACCCTGGCAGCTGACTATCCATTTTCCTTTTAACACCTGCAATATCTACCCGAGAAGGGCAtgtttttggtatatgtatgtttGGTGTCTTCTTTGGTGGGTTGTTGGGGCAAGATCAGATCATATAACTTTGGGTTTGGTCAGATGTTTTGGTTTGTATGTTCCCAAGTGAAAgcaaaatgaaagtttgattgGCTTTGTTCAATTTGAAAGTAAATATTTTCATGTTAAATCAACTTCTAGGCGTGCAAGACAAAAAAAGTTTAacatttatgttaaaaattttaaatttctcactaagtttatgttttgatcacTCTTAACTTTAAAAGTTTACAAAATGgttattgaactatttgaaagtttttatttaagttatttaactGTAAAATGGTTGATGAATGATATTTTCTATTTGCATCAATTGAAAGATCTTATTTCTTTCTCTTctacaatttgattttttttatatgaaataactTTGAATCTCATAAATTTgtgaatcaaaatttaaataactttttttttcaatctttaatATTTGACTGTTAGATTAACTTAAATTTAAGGTATATTATTCTACTCATTTATGGatagtttataatttttaatgttatatcatcaaaaaataaacttacttataaattaatgattcataaatttattataaaaaataataaaaaaagtcatAAAAGAACAAATTTGGAGGAAGAAATTATTAATGAGTGCTATCCTCCTAAGAACAGAGAACTGGTCGTTTAGGTGGAAAATTAAAACGGTCCGCAAAATTGACTTCAGTGGCCCCTTCATTTGACAAGCAAGCACGGATGGTCAAATTTTAAATCTCCCATACACGTTAAATCTCAGAGGGTAAAAAAATTTCCTAAGCGAAAGTTGCTTGTCCATTTTCACCCATTCTTTCGATCAAGGTGCCCCTATTGATTAATAATCTTGGTCTCaagttttgattttgaaaaaacaGCCGACTCAACTCTCTACTTTAACTGAATCCACTGCAAGTACAGGCATAATCAAGCTCCATTGCAGCACCAACTTGCGGCGGCAGCCGGCATGGCGGTTTCCGTACAGGCGGCGAGTCCGGTATGGGAGTCGGTGCTGGAGCAGACCAAGTCGGCCCAGGACAAGAACAGAGATCCACTTCTCTGGGCTGTTCAGCTCAGTTCTAGTCTTAACTCGGCTGGGATTTCTTTGCCTTCAATCGACCTGGCTCACCTCCTTGTCTCCCACATCTGCTGGGATAATCACGTGCCCATCACGTGGAAGTTCCTAGAGAAGGCCTTGACTGTCAAATTCGTGCCTTCAATGCTCGTCCTCGCCCTCCTATCTACCAGGTCGGTTCCCTCCCTCCCCCCCCCCTTTAAGTtctctttttttaatagaaaaacagGGTCGATGAGTTTTATGACATATAAGTTCGACTtgtttcttagccatttttgttATTTGGTGTGTACGCGTGTCTGCTTTTTTTCCCGGTGGCTATACTGCTTGGTTCTCGGTTTTTGAGCTGATTGAAGTTGATAGTATAGCCCTTTTGATTGGCCATGGTTTAAGATTCTAAACACAATAATATTCTATGGTTCATGCGAAAGGATGCTGTACATTTTGTTGTTCTCTTGTCTTGTAAGAATTAGCCATACATTTAGGTTCTCACACCTTACCCTTGGATTCCTATTATGATCTGTAATCTGTTTTAAACTCTATTGCCAGTGTACATGATAAACTTGTATGTACGTGTTTGTACTTGTTAATAGATCATGTAATATTAGGTGTTCCAAAAGTTATTTTAAGGCCATTTGCTAGCGAGTGACTAAACTTCAAGATATGTGACAACCAGCTGTTCTACTGTGGTTCATTTCTGTGGATTGTTGTTAATGTTGCTTTTTTAATGTCGGTgcagttttggaaaaaaaaattctgTTTGGTTTTATGTTCGATTGCAATCTTTAAAGagctaaattttgggttttttttttggcaaAATGTTCATCTTAAAGTATTCCACCAGTACATGTTGTCTAACATTTGATGGCCTGTGGAATCATGATTTTGGTGGAAGTTCCCATTGACTTGATATTTCTAAGACTGAAATTGACTACACCTGGAGTCTATGACAGGGTCTTTCCAAATCGTAAGTTTCATCCTGCAGCATATCGGCTCTACATGGAACTCCTCAGGAGACATGCCTTCTcacttaaatgtcaaatcaaTGGACCAAATTATCAGAAGTAAACTTCAATTTCACCCCCACCCTTCTTGTCATAGAAGTATGCTTTATTTATGAAATGCCATTCAAGTTGACTGCTTGCACTGGCTATAGTAAAATGGATGATTCATTAGAGCGGTTGTACATTTTATTTTATCTGCAAAGATATGTTATatattagttaaattatatatattttaagaaaaactatATAGCATGTTACAAAATAATGAAACCTAAATTTACGTCTGCTAATATTCTATGAAATTGGTTTGATCTAGTCATGTAAAATATCATATCTTTGCCGGTCTTTCACTTTATGTCATTTTAGGGATACTTGGCTAAGCTACTACTGTAAGTATTAATGCAAGTTTCTGGTGAAATGGCAGGATTATGAAATCAGTAGGTGATGTTCTTCATCTTTCCCAGATATTTGGTGTTAAAGTGTCTGAACCTGGTCTGCTTTTAGTTGAATTTGTTTTTTCAATTGTATGGCAACTGCTTGATGCATCACTAGATGATGAAGGGTTACTAGAACTTACACCAGAAAAGAGATCAATATGGCCCACAGTAACTCAAGACATGGAAATAGATAGTGTTGATAACTTTAATGAGAAGAGAAGTGAGCACCATGATGTGCTGTGTAAAGGAAACACTACAATGGCTATTGAGATCATTGGGGAGTTTTTGCAAAATAAAGTAACTTCAAGGATTCTTTTCTTGGCACGGAGGAACATGTAAGACTTACTTCTAGTGTTGAGTTTTCTTTCTGTTGAGGCATTATGGTACTAGTTATGCCCTATGAATAAGAGAGAGATCCGAAAAAGGCAGTTCATAGAGTGCCTTTTTGATTTATGTAATTCCATCATTTGGTagctaaaataaaaaagaagaagaaacgaCTTTACTGAACTAGTGAACTTTGGGTGGGATCCTTGTCATACTTTGTGATAATTGAGTAAGATGTGACTAACACTTATATTCCTTTATTCTTCTTAGGCCTTCGCATTGGGGAACTTTCATTCAGCAATTAAGAGTTCTTGCAGCAAAGTCAGTGGCATTGAGGaatgcaaaacatataactcCAGAGGCCCTACTTAATTTGACGTCTGATATGCATAAAGTTGTGTCTAGGAAGTGTAAAACAATATCACAACAGGAGTTTAATGCTGTCATTGGTTCTGGGTCTTTAACAACTTCATCTGGTCAGTGTCACGGGACTAGTCCATCTGCACATTGGCTTCCTATTGATCTGTTTCTTGAGGATGCTATGGATGGATCACAGGTGGCTGCAACTGGTGCTGTTGAAAGTCTTACCGGTACTTGTTAATTGCTGTCTTCAGATTCCGAATTCATTGCTTTGTTTGAAGCATAGTGACTATGGGTCCTTGATCATGTTACTAAGGCAAAATTAATATTGCAGGTTTGGTCAAGGCTTTACAGGCTGTAAATGGTACAACATGGCATGATACATTTCTTGGTCTATGGATTGCAGCTTTGAGGCTTGTTCAAAGGGTAGGAATTTGTGCAAACTTGATCAAGCTCTTGTTTACCTTCGACCATCGTTCTTCTCTTTTTCCCTGAGAAGAAAAGTCTTGAATTTGCATGTGTTTGTGTGTATATGTCTGCTATAGCATTTATGTATTCATTTTTCTAGATGGATGGATGTGTTTATGTACCTGTCTGTTGCAGGTAGAGAAGCTTCTGCATTTGTGGCTTCCTACTTTTGTGCTTTAAAGCCACTTTAAGTTTAGTTCTCTGTTTTGATCTTATAAACTTGTCAATTTGTGAGGAAATTTAATGTGATTTGTTGTGACAAACCAGGAGATAATACAACTATTCTCTGGGAATACTGGAATATTTGAATGATTATGTCTAATAGGAGAACATGATATTGAGAAATGATTAGTTTCTACTGAGTTCTGTTTCTAAAAGCAtataaattagaaattatgatCTGGGACACTCAGATATTCTTTGTCCACTATTTTGTGTTACAAACTGATGCCTTTTTGTTCTGTTTGTTTCTTAGGAAAGGGACATTAGTGAGGGTCCTGTACCTCGCCTTGACACATGCTTGTGCATGTTGTTGTCAATTACACCACTTGTGGTGGCCAATATTGTTGAGGAAGAGGAAAGTGAATTGATTGATGGAAGTGATTGCAGCCCAACCAATCAAATAAAAGAGAAACAAGCCACAGGAAGATGTCGTCAGGATTTAATTTCCAGCTTACAGATGTTGGGTGATTATGAGGCTTTATTGACCCCACCTCAACCAGTTCGTTCAGTAGCCAATCAGGCTGCTGCCAAAGCTATCATGTTTGTTTCTGGTCTCACTGTTGGTAATGGATACTATGAGTGCATGAGCATTAATGACATGCCCATGAATTGCTGTAAGCACTAGTAcccttataatatatatagttaACCTGATCTATTAAGGCAGTTTTGAAATGTGTTACTTGCATGGTTAATTTTAGTGCAGATGACTATTAGATCAGTTCAAGTGGAACAAGGGTAGCCActtttttactatttaagatttttgaaaaacactcaAGTATGCTTCTTAGAAATTTCAGTCATgctattaaaatattgattttgttgACTGAACTACTCTGTTTGAGCATGCTTATTGTGGACTCTTTCTCTCTTTAGATTTGTTTTCTTTCCTGAAAACTAGTTGATTTTTTTCTCTTCATTCCTTTCAGAAGGATTTATTTGCCCCATTTTCTAATTCTCTTATGTCTGTTGAAAGTTGTTTCTTTCCATAAATTCTTTTTCCAGCTAATGCTTTTCCAAATTCTTCAATTTATTCCTTGCAGCTGGGAACATGCGGCATCTGATTGTTGAGGCTTGTATTTCTAGAAATCTATTGGACACATCCGCATATGTTTGGCCTGGTTATGTAAATGCACGTGCAAATATACCCCGTAATGTTCCTGTTCAAGTGACTGGTTGGTCATCACTGATGAAAGGATCCCCTCTAACTCCCACGTTGATAAATGCTCTGATTGCAACTCCAGCTTCTAGGTatgctgcaaataattttttccttttcttttgctGTTGCTGTCGCTTTAGTAATGGGGAGAGTTAGGCTTGGTCACTTAGTTGGCAACCTTTCTCTTTCATTGTCCCAAATGTCTAAGATGGGGCTGTTGAAGCAAACATCAAACCTCTGGACCTAATACTATCCATGCAAGCTCTGCCATCTGCTTCTTTCTCAGTTGCAGGGGCCATAAAATTCATGGAATAGACCCATTATCTATCTTTTATTATATTCTGACATCTCAGAGAAGAATGCACAGTTTTTATGAGGGTTCAATTCGCTATGCCTGGTCCCTAAAGTTGTATAAGTTACTAATACTATTACTTTGATTTTATTGGAATGTCTTTTGGCTTCATTggaacccttttttttttatctgCTTGTCTTTTTGGTTTTCCCAAATGGTTATTCTTTCTGCTTTTTCATATGAGTTTGAATGAACTGTGATCCTACTACTTTATGTTATTACTATACTTAAATGATATGTGGGAACCTGTCAATGGGATGGATGAAAGATGCCAAGAGTATCAGTATACCTTATGGTTATTATATACAGCTTAGGAGTTGGTCATAtggaatttgatttaattaatatctgcaaaagttttatattatttccaATTCTCACCGACTTCAGTATGTTTTTTCATTTTGCTTTTGGGTGTTTGATTTATGATGCtgtaattgaaattaattagctGAAAGATGGCTTAGTGATAGTGTGCTTCAACTTCATAGCATCATATTTTCTCTCTTTCTGTTCGCCTATGATTATTCTCTTCATCTTAATATAAGCTCCTatatatgatacatatatatactcaCATGCGTACAGAAATTAGAAATGTATGTCAGTATGCCTCCACCACACAGATACTGGATATTTATCTCATTATGGTCTGGGTCTATGTCTGTGTTGCCGTGGGGACTGAAAGTGTCCAGACTGATTAACTGTTGTATCCAATTAATCTGGTGTCCATGACCTGGTCTTCAGTTACAACTTTCATTATCCTGAAGCCAGGTATATGAGATGCTCTTTTTTGTAAATTTACCCAGTGTTAAGGCAACTGAATTTAAGCTCATGGATTTGATGGAAGCTTAGCAGAGATCGAGAAAATATATGAGATTGCAACCAAAGGTTCAGATGATGAGAAGATTTCTGCTGCTAGCATTCTTTGCGGGGCTTCTCTAGTTCGTGGTTGGAAT
It includes:
- the LOC107922930 gene encoding uncharacterized protein isoform X2 produces the protein MASDPDHPKPKTSRHKCPACYKQFNRKLHLIEHMKISYHSVHQPRCWVCQKHCKSFESVREHINSPLSKTNCSKIFVEQGCNLCLKVLDSPSALKEHKQMCCLVAPAPLGTKITPCIESNVTMSGSIMDEMHNGKAQKAVAMDCEMVGGGSDGSIDLCARVCLVDEDENIILHTYVQPQIPVTNYRYEVTGLTEDHLRDAIPLNEVQDKIKKILYNGESVGRIPPDGGKATLLAGHDVQHDLDCLRMKYPGFLLRYNIQCGIHDPYEDCISVMRLYRRMCGQDHQQVFRLGDEKANSGFDSFRSMELEKKAPDELYEISTSDYKCWCLDLTKDCNPGS
- the LOC107922930 gene encoding apoptosis-enhancing nuclease isoform X1, whose product is MASDPDHPKPKTSRHKCPACYKQFNRKLHLIEHMKISYHSVHQPRCWVCQKHCKSFESVREHINSPLSKTNCSKIFVEQGCNLCLKVLDSPSALKEHKQMCCLVAPAPLGTKITPCIESNVTMSGSIMDEMHNGKAQKAVAMDCEMVGGGSDGSIDLCARVCLVDEDENIILHTYVQPQIPVTNYRYEVTGLTEDHLRDAIPLNEVQDKIKKILYNGESVGRIPPDGGKATLLAGHDVQHDLDCLRMKYPGFLLRDTAKYRPLMKTNLVSHSLKHLTKTYLGYNIQCGIHDPYEDCISVMRLYRRMCGQDHQQVFRLGDEKANSGFDSFRSMELEKKAPDELYEISTSDYKCWCLDLTKDCNPGS